From the Xiphophorus maculatus strain JP 163 A chromosome 20, X_maculatus-5.0-male, whole genome shotgun sequence genome, one window contains:
- the LOC102217226 gene encoding probable G-protein coupled receptor 173, producing the protein MANTTEFGESSASFHSYASTASAVKLASLGLIMGASLLGNASLSLLLLKDSSLHKAPYYFLLDLCLADVLRSAVCFPFVMASIGAGSDWPYGALSCKIVAFMSVLFCFHVAFLLFCVSVTRYMAIAHHRFYSKRMNLCTCVAVICMVWTLSVAMAFPPVFDVGTYKFVPEEEQCTFEHRYVKSNDTLGFMLMLVVIVGTTHVVYVKMLCFVYDHRKMKPAQLVPAISQNWTFHGPGATGQAAANWIAGFGRGPTPPTLVGIRQASHPGNRRLLVLDEFKTEKRIGKMYFLITLAFLVLWAPYISACYLRIFVRGAPIPELHLTAAVWMSFAQAGANPIISFMFNKELRVRLRACFSCCLGTQTPMEPYCII; encoded by the coding sequence ATGGCGAACACAACAGAGTTCGGGGAGAGCAGCGCGTCCTTCCACAGCTATGCATCCACGGCCTCTGCGGTCAAGCTGGCCTCCCTGGGGCTCATCATGGGCGCGAGTCTGCTGGGCAACGCGTCgctgtctctgctgctgctgaaggacAGTTCACTGCACAAGGCTCCCTACTACTTCTTGCTGGACCTGTGTCTGGCCGACGTGCTGCGCTCGGCCGTCTGCTTCCCCTTTGTGATGGCGTCTATCGGAGCCGGTTCCGATTGGCCGTATGGCGCGCTCAGCTGCAAAATTGTCGCCTTCATGTCGGTGCTCTTCTGCTTCCACGTCGCCTTCCTGCTCTTCTGCGTCAGCGTCACCCGCTATATGGCGATCGCCCATCACCGCTTCTACTCCAAGCGCATGAACCTGTGCACGTGCGTGGCGGTCATCTGCATGGTGTGGACCCTCTCCGTGGCCATGGCCTTCCCGCCAGTGTTCGACGTGGGCACCTACAAGTTCGTGCCCGAGGAGGAGCAGTGCACGTTCGAGCACCGCTACGTCAAGTCCAACGACACTCTGGGCTTCATGCTGATGCTCGTGGTCATCGTGGGCACCACACACGTGGTTTACGTGAAGATGCTGTGCTTCGTTTACGACCACCGCAAGATGAAGCCAGCCCAATTGGTGCCGGCCATCAGCCAGAACTGGACCTTCCATGGGCCCGGAGCCACCGGGCAAGCTGCAGCCAATTGGATCGCTGGCTTCGGGCGTGGGCCGACGCCGCCCACGCTGGTGGGCATCCGGCAGGCGTCGCACCCTGGCAATAGGAGGCTGCTGGTGCTGGACGAGTTTAAGACGGAGAAGCGCATCGGGAAGATGTACTTCCTGATCACGCTGGCCTTCCTCGTTCTGTGGGCGCCTTACATTAGCGCATGCTACTTGAGGATATTCGTGCGCGGGGCTCCCATCCCGGAGCTCCACCTGACAGCCGCGGTGTGGATGAGCTTCGCCCAGGCGGGGGCCAACCCCATCATCAGCTTCATGTTCAATAAGGAGCTGCGGGTTAGACTCAGAGCCTGCTTTTCCTGCTGCCTGGGAACACAGACACCCATGGAGCCATACTGCATCATATGA